ATGCCTACTAGAACTCACTCTCAGAGAACTCGGAGAAAACGGTGCTAGTAAGCATGGAAACGAGAATTGCATAAATAATGCAAAAATACTATTTGCAACTACCACAATTTGCTTGTGACAGCAATTTGATTGCAAATAAAGGTAATTGCCAAAAGAACTACTTTCATTGGTAAAAGACCAACTAATATATGTAATTTGGAACGATAATATCTGGTGGCTAAAAGTTACTATTTGCATtcggaaaaagaaaatcattgcgACAATATAGCAACGAAACTTCATCACTGAAAATAGTCTTCTGCAACTAAAATTTGACTTGAACCAACAATTTTTTGCCTAGCAATCTGTTATAGTACCTTCCACAATTGCGGCTCGTTCTGACTACTTCATGCATGAGCTATTTAATTTATAGGGATCCAAAGTTATATCTCTCAAATTTGCTATAAAAGAGAGGTATATGTATTAGAAGTGTTTGTGAAAATCATTGGCGAGTATGTATGATAATCACTTTGGAATGACAATTGGGAGTTCGAGATACTTCCCTAGATCAAAACATTTCTCATTGATGGAAACTGTACACTTTATTGACTGACCTTGCCAAATTGCATATTGAAAACCTAATCATCCTTCttaaaagtatataaaattGTGGTgactattattactttttttttttttccttttttgaatgaaaaaatgATAGTTATAGCCGCGCGTGTGCAAGCGtctataatcattttgaaaaaaatgaatgaatacaaaacctatatgaaaaaatattaattttttaacaataaatcatatttttttttcaaaatgactgcacaatatttatacactccataattatatgtaatattatttaaaaaaggataaaatgtttgatttttctttctcGTCGAGTCATGCATGGTCAGTCACTAAATAGACTAATATTTAGAAGCATCTCATGTACGTGGAGACTTTTGTACAATACCAACCACCCAAAAGACGATCATTTCGCACCTCTTATTTAAGTTTAGGAATTGGTCCTACTTCTCAATATCTATGCACAAAGAGGGAAATGTCTAGGAATTATCCTCGTTCCTCTCACATCCTCCCCGTTTTAAATTCCTAAAAAGAAATCACTCATGAGAAAAGTGCTCttcttaatttctttgaacGTTGGAGTAATGACCTTTGAGTAAATGATAATACATGCATCGGATGGTTTAGTTGGTGTAAGATTATCTGTTCACTTCAATATTTAATGAAGTAGATAACCCTATTAATTAGGGTTTCTTGCATGTCAAGATGCCCCATTAacaattatgaaaaatactatCTCAAAAACTTTACGtgtagtcatttttacgtactctttGTGTACTccattaatgtgattggctgcattactttttttaatttaaaataattgttttagcTAATCACATCAATGGAATATACAAATGATTGTATATAGTAGAACTCATACTATCTATACttacaattttgaattttgttacatacagtcatgtTTGTGTACTTATTATGCATTATACTAATATGATTGAccaaagtaattattttatattttaaaaaaataacgtaattaatcatattagtaGAATGCATAAAGagaacataaaaataactacacCTAAAggttttatacaaaatttatttacatAACCATACATATTAATGCGCTAgctattgaaaattttaaaattgaaattcaaattaaaaaatacaatactaATAAAATGAAGTTGCCACTTAGTACGTATAATATTGTACATAAAATTGGACATACATATAGCACTATATTTTAAATCACCTAGTTCATAGAGAGAAGTTTCTATATGGAACTCACCCTCTCCTCTTTTATCTTTCCTTTATTAAATCCCCAGTTCATGCATTTAGAAATGGCCTTTCTAACTAGTCCACTTAAAATGGGAAGTTAACGTCTGTCTGGGAAGTCATGTTTCCTTTGCTAGCTGGTGTAGGATCATATGGGCATTCTTTATCTTGAAAAGTAGAAAACTCTATATGGTAAAGACCCTTGTAGAGACGTTAGatagaattaattatttaattaatttattaggtAATATCTTCAGTAAATACATCATGATAATGAAGGAGAATTTCCATTTTCTAGATGTCACCTACCTTAATTAGTGGTGACTGCTGGCCAAATGCTGAAGGCTTTTAttgcaataaattaatacagaaccttttttttctttttctttttcttttttttttttccttccatattAATACAGAACCTATATATTCATGCAGTTTGCTAGACAAATGTGGGGGGAAACAATTAAAgttgagaatattttattaaaaaatttgaataattcattaaaaatgtgtttttatttatattctaaatataaaaagaaactgTATTTATACATACACATTAAGGATCCACTTGGCAACACAATTGTTCTCAAGTATTTTTAGATATTctcacatttttaaatattttttttttccaaacatcactcaaacaaaaagtattttttaattgaaaaatgatttacgtacaatatttttcacaataatatgttaaatgaggagtatttttataaaataccttataaaaataatattatttgtataaaaatactcttatcttacaacattattattaaatgtattGTGAAAGTGTTGCATAtatcattacttaattattatgatCATCAAAATTGTGTCATGTCACTTATTTCGATAAGAGAGATaagtgaaaaaatgtgaaaataataCTTGAGAATTGTATATAcaagttttttattaaataaaaaaaatattattttaagaaaaatatttttataattttaaaaaaatttaaaaataaaattatataaatatatataatatattgcaatccctgttttaaaaattatacataACATTATTCTCTTTACTCTCGATATATGTGCAAAACTGCAAATATGTAGTCATGTATTATTAACACTAAAAGTCAAGTCAAAGGAATCGACCTCGGCTCACAACTCACAAGTAATTAATTCCACCAAAGCCAAATTACTAAATTAGACAATCATACGTAAATAAAGCAGTGACGCATAATCTGTCGCTATTACGTACACAAACGGTTGTCACACGGCTGTTTCTGCACTTACGATGAAACTTCCAAAGTACACAAATCTCTGTCACcttaattttctctctttttttttttctttcaagaatCGCGAGTCAGTGTTTTAAAATTCACAAcgtcttatcaaaaaaatttctttaatgattatttgtaaattattgCGAAGAAGaatgatatttacaaatttataattttgtaatgttAAAATTAAGcgtattcttattttaaaaagttgttaAATTTAAGAtcggtatttaaaaaaaatataatttttataataataaatcttatcttTTTATTAGAAATTAGCGAGATcttcataatttaaaattttatttaatattatttttattatgaatactatataagtaatattatatataaattttaaataaataaatctcgtATAAACTTTATGTAAAAAAGTAAATgtcactaaaaaaataatttttttaaatttttaaggtgaagtatatgttttttaaaaggTTTGTACGAGACATTCTATttcgattttaaaatttataaaattcatttctcatatcatattatttaatttataaaatttaaatttataattttttataattaaaattatgtcACACCTATCTCTTTTATTCCAATCAACAAATAGACTTTTTTGCCACTTAAATAATGTGTCCAAAGTGTCAAAAGTAGCAAAATTCTAGAAGGGTAATAAAACCACGACAACAAAGCCTGTTCAACTGGAGCTTCTGACAGGAAAACGGCGAAACGCGTTGGAGTCTGCCGCATGTACATATATAAATGGCGAACCTTGAATCAGATACGCCAGTAGACTCCATGGACTTCACCCTCCAAATTCTCTAGattagactctctctctctctctcaacctttTGCTACAAAACCTTTTGAAGCCAATTTGCTTGCAAAAGGAAGAAAAGCAGGTTGTTATGGGTGACAAAAGGCAGAGAATTATGGCACTGACGGCCTTTCTCTTTCTGGGTCTGCTTGCAACTTTTCCTGCAAGATGTTTCTCGGCAGCCAACCAGCCCCTTCAAATCAAGAAAAAGTCACCCCAAACCAAGGTCCCTAATCGCCTCGGTTCCTCAGTTGTTTTTCCTGTTCAAGGAAATGTTTATCCCATTGGGTAGGAATTTAGATACTTTATTTGGATTATTTACAAGTAGTCTTTGTTTAATAATGTTGTAGTTCTGAATTATCTCTCTTGCTCAATTTTATGACTGATCCATGTTTGCATTatctgattcttcttcttcttttctattgtttcttggatgggtGTATTTGCTTGAGTCTTTGGAACTGTGTGATTTGTTAGAATTGATTGAATGTCTCGGATATTCCTTATTCTTTTCGTTGAAAAATAGCTGAACCCCATTGTTTCATATGGTATtactttttattcattttgcaATGATTTTATGCTGCTATGATTCCTGTTTTTTTGGGGTTGCCTAATCTGTTTCAGTACTTAATCTTTAAAGTTGATCTTTCACAGTTTCTCTGAGCTTGATTTCGTGCTGATTTCCTGGGAGACCCCAAGACCCATTCGTTTTATGAGTTATCtactttttatttgattttcttcAGACATTTTAATTCCTTGATACTATTCTAATGTCTGAATTAATTTAATGCCGCAACGGCTTTCACACACTCTCTCCCCCTACGAGGTGATGGGGGTGCTGAAGCACTCATTATGGATGTAGTAAGGGAGTAAACGAAGCAACCATTGTGGATATGGAAATAATGTATCACCATCAAGTTTTTCTTCCTATTTTTCATATGgtcatttttctaaattctgTTCATTTTTCCTTCGAACTTGACGACTTGCTTTAGACTTCAGTTGCAATTTCTAAATTTGAAGTTCCCAGAAACTTCCCATATTCCAGCATTTACATGTTAATTCATaacctttttgttttgttgtgttTTCATATGCATGGGAGATTATTGACATATTTATGGAGTTTTCTTGATCTTTCAATCTCGCAGGTCCTACCATGTGAACATCAACATAGGTAATCCGCCGAAGCTGTATGACCTTGACATTGATACCGGCAGTGACGTGACTTGGGTCCAATGTGATGCACCTTGTACCGGTTGCACTAAGGTTAATTTCCTGTttgattatgaaaataattagaCCATTTGATTGTAAAAATGTCCTGACCTGTATCCCTGTGTGCTTATGCAGCCACGTGATCGTCTTTATAAGCCGAAAGCCACCAACCTTGTCCCTTGTGCAGACCCTGCTTGTACTGCCATGAACGCCCCGGAAAACCCCAAGTGCAAGGACCCTAAAGACCAGTGTGACTATGAGGTCAACTACGCAGATCATGGTTCTTCTTTTGGTGTGCTGGTCAAGGACAACTTCCCCGTTCGCCTGTACAATGGCTCTTCTTTCAGTCCTCAATTGGCATTTGGGTAGGTAACAGTTTCTCTTCATCAAAATGGGCACTTGATGTTTTGATTgggttattatttttaatttgacaTGAATCATAAAAgctattttttactttttatattgaATTGCAAGTCGATTAGCCTTTTGCATGGCTTGATCTTGATGTGAAATATTGATATATGTAATCCAAGTTTTGAGATTAATGCCTGTTTACCATCATGCTCTGTTCCTCCCGTCTGCAGGTGTGGATATAACCAAAAATTTTCTGGATCACACCCTCCACCATCTACAGCAGGAGTTTTGGGCCTTGGCAACGGCAAAGGAAGCATAGTGTCACAATTGCATGCTTTGGGTTTAACGCAGAATGTGGTTGGCCACTGTTTAAGTGGGCGAGGGGGAGGATTCTTATTCATTGGAGATGATCTTGTACCTTCGTCAGGGATTTTATGGACACCAATTTCACACAATTCCTTTGAGTAAGCACCCTCCAAGTTCATTGTTTCCCTTCCCATGTAGCATTTTTTTCCTGCAATGTGTATAATTGTCATTCCACTTTCAGGTACCACTACTCATCAGGACCGGCTGAACTTCTGTTTGGTGGGAAGCCTACTGGTGTAAAGGGCCTCCTCATTGTCTTTGACAGTGGAAGTTCTTATACTTACTTCAATGCCCAAGCTTACCAGACAACAGTCAATCTGGTGAGAATGTAACAGAGTTCAATCTTCAACAAATTTCCATATATGCATATACTGACAATTAATCCGCCTTTCAGCTGAGGAAAGAT
This is a stretch of genomic DNA from Carya illinoinensis cultivar Pawnee chromosome 15, C.illinoinensisPawnee_v1, whole genome shotgun sequence. It encodes these proteins:
- the LOC122295557 gene encoding aspartic proteinase Asp1-like; protein product: MGDKRQRIMALTAFLFLGLLATFPARCFSAANQPLQIKKKSPQTKVPNRLGSSVVFPVQGNVYPIGSYHVNINIGNPPKLYDLDIDTGSDVTWVQCDAPCTGCTKPRDRLYKPKATNLVPCADPACTAMNAPENPKCKDPKDQCDYEVNYADHGSSFGVLVKDNFPVRLYNGSSFSPQLAFGCGYNQKFSGSHPPPSTAGVLGLGNGKGSIVSQLHALGLTQNVVGHCLSGRGGGFLFIGDDLVPSSGILWTPISHNSFEYHYSSGPAELLFGGKPTGVKGLLIVFDSGSSYTYFNAQAYQTTVNLLRKDLTGKPLKDAPEDKSLPICWKGPKSFKSVGHVKDYFKPLVLSFTNDRSVLLQLPPEAYLIVTKQGNVCLGILNSAEVGLENLNIIGDISMQDKMVIYNNEKQLIGWTPANCDRHPKF